CTGACCGAGCTGGAGGCCGAGGGTCTCGTGGGTCGAATCGAGACCGAGCAGCTCGAGAGCCCTCTCATTGAGATCCCGAACCGTTCCGTCATCCGCGGCGATGACGATGCCATCGGTAATCGCGGCGAATATCGATTCGTAACGGAGCCTGGCATCCTGCTCGCGTCGGAATGCCTGCTCGGCCGCGGCGAGTGCGTTCTCCCGCTCCCGCCCCCGTTCGTCCGCGGCGAGGGCCACCCCCAGCCGGTCTGCGATGCCCTCGAGCAGGATCACGTCGGAGTCGTCGAGGGTGCCGGGTCGGACTCGGATCGCGATGATGACCGCGCATACGTCCTCCGCTTTCCAGACGGGGACCGAGACGACACTGCAAGAAGGGAGATCCCGCAGCAGCGCGGCTTCCTCTCGGGTGCGCGCGAACTGCGAGAGGTGTCCCGCTCGGAGATCGAGATATGCCACCGATTTCCTGAGCTGAAGGGTCAGTCCGGGAAGGCCGTCCCTGGGCATCGAGGGTTGACTGCGCAGGTAATCGCGGAGCGCGCGCTCGGGCTCGCTGAAACAGGCGACGCCGCGAAGTACGAAACCTTCCTCCTCCCGGAAGTGAATCCAGATGGAGGACTCGAGCAGATCCGCGATCATCGCGGCGATGCCGTCGAGGCTCTCTCCGGCGGCAAGCCGCCGAAGCATTTCGACTCCGAAGCTCCTGGTGACCTGGATTCTCGGGTCGCTCGAGACCTTTCTGGCCCTGGAGGCGAGCGAGGCGTGCAGCATCGCCCGGGTTGCCCACGATTCGAGCATCTCGAACTGCACGAGCTCCTCTTCGTCGAGCGGTTTCTCCCGGTCGAGTACGATCCGGCGCTCGCCGTTCGGCGTGACCTCGAGAGTCATCGACGGAGCCGACGTTGCAGCAGGAGTGAGGTCGAGGGAAGTCGCCCAGGAGCTCGTCCAGCGGGATCCGTCGAACGACTCCACCCGGTCGGTCGTTACGATCAGAACTTTCCTGCAGCCGAAGATCTCGAACAGCGCTTCGGCGATCATCCTCGGACGCCGCTCGGCCGGAGTCTCCTCGGAGCTCCACTTCAGAACTCGTGCAAAAATGGGCGGTGCAAACGTAGTCACCGGACCGATGATTCTATATCCTCCGGGCCCGGATGGACAAAAACGACGACGACGCCAATCCCACCTTGCAAACGATGGCCTATCATGAAGACTGTTGATGCCGGGCGGGCCCGGCATCCGGATGGAACGTTGAGCGACGAAGGCGCAGATGGGGACCAGCCAGGGCAGGTGAGATGCTCATCGTAACGCTGGTCATCACATTCTTCATCGTGCTGACGGCGCTGTACGTCGCGGCCGAGTTCGGCGCCGTGGCAGCCCGGCGATCCCGACTGAAAGCTCTTGCCCGGGACGGCAACGCGCTCGCGCGGCAGATGCTGCCGATCGTGGCGGACACGCGGAGCCTCGATCGCTACATCGCCGCCTGCCAGATCGGAATCACGATCGCCAGTCTGGTGCTCGGGGCCTATGGTCAGGCCCGGCTCGAACCCTACCTCAGCCCGCTGTTCAGGCGATTCGGTGGCTTCGAGGAGGTTGCCTCCCAAACGGCCAGCATCGTCGTGATCCTGACCGTGCTCACCGTTCTGCAGATGGTGATCGGCGAGCTCGTCCCGAAGTCGATCGCGCTCCGGTATCCGACCAGAACGGCGATGTACACGGTGGTTCCACTTCGGTGGTCGATGTCGCTCTTCTCCTGGTTCATCTCGATCCTCAACGGCAGCGGGATTCTGCTGCTCCGACTCATGGGCGTGCCGTATCAGGAGGGGCACGCGCACATTCACAGCGCCGAGGACATCGAAACGATGATCGGGGAGCTGGGGGAGCTCAAGCCGGGCCACGAGACGCGGCTGAAGCGCGCGATGCGTCTGAGCGCGCGCCCGGCGAGACAGCTGATGATTCCACGCCGTCACGTCTCCGGAATCGACGTGACCACTCCGTTCGACGAGGTTCTGACGATTCTGGCGGACAGTCCATACACCCGGCTTCCCGTGTACCGCGGTTCGATGGATGACGTCGTGGGGATTCTCCACACGAAGGACGTCGTCAATCATTACGCCCGGCACGGTCCGACCGGAACCGTGGAAGATCTCCAGCGCGAGGTTCTGCATGTTCCGGAGTCGACCACCGGCGATGATCTCCTCGACAACTTCCGCGAGAACCGGACGCACCAGGCGATGGTCGTCGACGAGTTCGGCGGCGTCGACGGACTCGTCACTCTCGAGGATCTCGTCACCGACATGCTCGGGGAGCTGACCGACGAGTTCAAAAGCGGGGATGCCCAGCCGGAGCTCCTGCCGGACGGCCGGTATCGGGTCGCGGGGCAGATGCGTCTCTACGAGGTCGAACCACTGATCGGATTCCACTGGGAAGCGGAGTCAGAAACCATCGGCGGGTTCGTCTCGGAAAAACTCGGACACATCGCGGAGGAGGGAGAGCTCCTCGAAGTCGACGGTGTCACGATCCAGGTCGAAAAAGTCGAGGAACGCGCGATCGACAGCGTGATCATCACGCCATTCGACGGTGAGGAGCCTGGCTCATGACGACGGTGATCATCGTCGTTGCGATTCTCATCGTCATTAATGCCCTGTTCGTGGCGGCCGAGTTTGCGATCATCAGCGCACCGAGGGCGACGCTGATACGAATGGCGAGCGGCGGCAGCGTCAAGGCGACGAGACTTCTTCACATCATCGACGATCCGATTGCGCGGGATCGATTCATCGCCACCGCCCAGCTCGGAATCACGATCGCAAGCCTCGGGCTCGGAATGTACGGCGAGCACTCGCTCGCTGAATTCTTCGAGCATCGCCTGCACGGCTCCGCCATCGAACCGTGGGTTGCAGCCTCTACTCTCGCGAGCGTTCTGGCGATCGGTCTGCTCACCTACCTTCACGTCGTGGTCGGGGAGATGGTGCCGAAGAGCTTCGCGCTTCAGTACGCGTCGCGAACCGCACTCGTCGTGGCGACGCCAATGAGGTTTTTCGGACGATTGATGTATCCACTCGTCGTCCTCCTGAACGGGATGGGCAACGGCATCCTTCGCATGCTGGGGATCGAGCCGCAGGGGGCGGGCGTCGTCCACACCGTCGAGGAGTTCCAGTACGTCGTGCGCGAGAGCATGAAGGGAGGAGCCCTCGACGAGACCGGCGCCGTTCTCGAGGAGCTTCTCGAGTTCAGCGAGCTGACGGCCGGAGAGGTGATGGTTCCGCGCGTCCGGGTGACCGGGATCGAGCTGGGCTCGACGCCGGATCAGTTGCGCGAGCTCATCGCGCGAGCCACGCATACGCGCTATCCCGTCTTCGAGAACGACCTCGACCATATCGTCGGGGTCGTCCACATCAAGGACGTGCTGAGAGCACTCCTTCGTGACATCCCGCTCGACCGCACCTACGTTCACGAGCCGCGATTCGTGCCGGAGACCGCGGGGCTCGATCAGGTACTCAAGGCGATCATCGGCGCGAGGACCCAGATGATTCTGGTGATGGACGAGCATGGCGGCACCGCGGGCATTCTCACCCTGGATGATCTGATCGAGGAGATCGTCGGTGAGGTCGACGAATCGATCGTTCGAAGGCCGCCGATGGCGGTCGACGGGATCGGGCGGCTCGTGGTGGCCGGCACGGTCCGGCTCGAAGAGCTCGGTGAGGAGCTCGGACTCGACCTCGATCACGAGGAGATCGACACGGTCAGCGGGATCATCCTCTCGATTCTCGGCCGGCCCGTCAGGGTTGGCGACGTCGTCGAGTACCGTGGACTGGAGCTTCAGGTGAGGAAGGCGCGAGGGCGAGGCGTCGAAGAGTGCGTCGTCATCCCGAAAAAGGAGAGCCAGCCGGAGTAGCCCCGGGGGATCTCGGAGGTTCTGGCTCCGTCGAGGTGTCCGTCTCGGGTGTCGGATCGACCCCTTCGGTCGAGGTCCCGGGCGTCGGCTCCGTCTGCTCCGCAGGCCTCGCGGGCGGACGGCGCACTGCGGGTTGCTGCGGGGTCGCCGGTCGAATGTCCTGCGCGGGGGTGGGCTGCTCTTCGACCGCTGGCGCTGGGGTCGGCGGGGAAGTCTGACGAGCGGCCTGCGCGCCGGTCCGCTGCTCTTCGGGCGGCGGCGCGACGGCCCCCTCTTCCTCGAGCCATTGTTCGAACCGCGCCGGGTCCCCGTCGAAGTGATACGGCAGCTCCGGCATCGGAAGGGATTCGTCGGGCTGGGCCGCAGGACCGGGAGCGAAGACCTCGGGGAGCGGCACCGCATCGGTAGCCGATACGTCGTTCGAGCTTCCTCCGGTCACGGTTACCGTAGCGAGCCAGAGTGCGCCTCCGACCACGATGGTCAGGCCGAGAAGTGCCAGTCCCTGCCGCTCGCGGAGCGTCGAGATCAGTCTGTCGAGCCGCGATGGCGGCGGTCGCGAAGAGAGTACCTCCCTGACGATCTCGCTTTCGTCCTGACGGTCACCGGTCCTGCTGTCGGCTCCGCAGAAGGGACAGCGGTTCGCCATCGCATCGATCGATTTTCCGCACCGTGCGCAGCTCTTTTTTTTCGAATCCTCGATTTTGACTTCGTCGCTCATTCCGGGTTGACCTTGATCTCCACACGATAGGTTCCCTCGACGGGAACGTCATTCAGCATTGCCGGGCGGAATGTCCAGTTGCGCGCGGCGGCAACGAGCCGTTCGGTCACACCTTCGAGACTCTCGATCACCCTGACATCGGTGACCCGTCCGGATGGAGAGATGGTGAGCTGGAGACGGACCGAGCCGGATTCTCTGGAACGGAGCGTCGGGATCGGCTGGCTCAGAGGCTGCGGCGGGACGGATGAGACGGCAGGA
This genomic window from Acidobacteriota bacterium contains:
- a CDS encoding hemolysin family protein; the encoded protein is MTTVIIVVAILIVINALFVAAEFAIISAPRATLIRMASGGSVKATRLLHIIDDPIARDRFIATAQLGITIASLGLGMYGEHSLAEFFEHRLHGSAIEPWVAASTLASVLAIGLLTYLHVVVGEMVPKSFALQYASRTALVVATPMRFFGRLMYPLVVLLNGMGNGILRMLGIEPQGAGVVHTVEEFQYVVRESMKGGALDETGAVLEELLEFSELTAGEVMVPRVRVTGIELGSTPDQLRELIARATHTRYPVFENDLDHIVGVVHIKDVLRALLRDIPLDRTYVHEPRFVPETAGLDQVLKAIIGARTQMILVMDEHGGTAGILTLDDLIEEIVGEVDESIVRRPPMAVDGIGRLVVAGTVRLEELGEELGLDLDHEEIDTVSGIILSILGRPVRVGDVVEYRGLELQVRKARGRGVEECVVIPKKESQPE
- a CDS encoding PAS domain-containing protein; amino-acid sequence: MTTFAPPIFARVLKWSSEETPAERRPRMIAEALFEIFGCRKVLIVTTDRVESFDGSRWTSSWATSLDLTPAATSAPSMTLEVTPNGERRIVLDREKPLDEEELVQFEMLESWATRAMLHASLASRARKVSSDPRIQVTRSFGVEMLRRLAAGESLDGIAAMIADLLESSIWIHFREEEGFVLRGVACFSEPERALRDYLRSQPSMPRDGLPGLTLQLRKSVAYLDLRAGHLSQFARTREEAALLRDLPSCSVVSVPVWKAEDVCAVIIAIRVRPGTLDDSDVILLEGIADRLGVALAADERGRERENALAAAEQAFRREQDARLRYESIFAAITDGIVIAADDGTVRDLNERALELLGLDSTHETLGLQLGQILRLENSAGEKIDPCDTLTGPLSRGENPGTFWGRALLPSDSYRDVSIVAGPMRGQGDRPGVVIVIRDIGEILDLHRRKDEFLSIVSHELRTPLTSIKGYTQLLRSVPDLSEDERDKYLDSALSEINRMVTMIAELLDLSKIERSGVQVRKAPIEWKPFLEQRAATFRLLNDREIEVTAQEGVIIAVDATRIQQAIDNLLSNAVRYSDPDSPISIEVTEDDSWITTSIIDRGIGIPREEMKRLFERFQRGALGTQRNYGGLGLGLYISKAIVVAHDGRIDIESEEGKGSRFTIRLPRLIH
- a CDS encoding hemolysin family protein — protein: MLIVTLVITFFIVLTALYVAAEFGAVAARRSRLKALARDGNALARQMLPIVADTRSLDRYIAACQIGITIASLVLGAYGQARLEPYLSPLFRRFGGFEEVASQTASIVVILTVLTVLQMVIGELVPKSIALRYPTRTAMYTVVPLRWSMSLFSWFISILNGSGILLLRLMGVPYQEGHAHIHSAEDIETMIGELGELKPGHETRLKRAMRLSARPARQLMIPRRHVSGIDVTTPFDEVLTILADSPYTRLPVYRGSMDDVVGILHTKDVVNHYARHGPTGTVEDLQREVLHVPESTTGDDLLDNFRENRTHQAMVVDEFGGVDGLVTLEDLVTDMLGELTDEFKSGDAQPELLPDGRYRVAGQMRLYEVEPLIGFHWEAESETIGGFVSEKLGHIAEEGELLEVDGVTIQVEKVEERAIDSVIITPFDGEEPGS